Proteins encoded by one window of Panicum virgatum strain AP13 chromosome 7N, P.virgatum_v5, whole genome shotgun sequence:
- the LOC120682738 gene encoding SKI family transcriptional corepressor 2-like, which yields MASNYVDTAAEEGRYRGGGGHHHSTTPTGAAAASPKYLRRSWSSASSAHGHGHGAAPKCVCAPATHAGSFKCRLHRAASSHGHGHGHPASPPSPAAATTSAAPPPAVPPPSSRTVAAQ from the coding sequence ATGGCGTCCAACTACGTGGAcaccgcggcggaggagggcaggtaccgcggcggaggagggcacCACCACAGCACCACGCCcaccggcgcggccgcggcgtcgccgAAGTACCTGCGGAGGAGCTGGTCGTCCGCGTCCTCcgcccacggccacggccacggcgccGCGCCCAAGTGCGTCTGCGCGCCGGCCACGCACGCGGGGTCGTTCAAGtgccgcctccaccgcgccgccagctcccacggccacggccacggccacccggcgtcccctccctccccggccgccgccaccacctccgccgcgccgccgcccgccgtgccgccgccgtcctcccgcACCGTCGCGGCGCAGTGA